Within the Pseudomonas guangdongensis genome, the region CTTCGCCATGGTCTCGGTCGCCGCGCTGACCTCGGCGATCTCGATGATCGAGGCTACCGTCGCCTACCTCAACGAGAAGCACGGCGTCGGCCGCATGAAGGCCTCCATCGTCTCCGGTGCGGTGCTGATCGCCATCAGCATGCTGGCCATGCTGTCGTTCAACGTCGGCGCCGAGTGGAAGCTGTTCGGGCTGAACTTCTTCGATCTCCTCGACTACGTGACCTCGCGCTGGATGATGCCGGTCGGCGGCATCCTGATGGTGATCCTCGCCGGCTACTGCCTGCGCAGCGAGATCATGCGCGACGAGCTGCGCCTGCCGGCCGCCGGCTATGCGCTGTGGCTGTTCATGGTGCGCTACGTCAGCCCGGTGCTGATCCTCGTGGTGTTCCTCAACGCCCTCGGCTGGCTGGGCTTCGACCCGCTCGCCGGCTGGTACTGGATCGCCAGCGCCATCGGCGTGCTGGCCGTGCTCGGCGAAGTCTTCGCCCCGCGCGTGCGGCACGAGTTCGCCGTGCGCTGAAACGCCCTGCGGCGCTCCCCGGAACCCGGCCTCGTGCCGGGTTCTGTCCGTTCCGGGGCGCCGCTATACTGCGCCCCCTCCGGCCGGGACGCCGGCAGCCAGCGCGGTTTCGGCCATGCTGGGAGAGACAGGGACGCGCCGCGATGCGCCCGATCCGGGAGGCGTCGTTCCTGCCTCGCCGGCCACCCGCCGCCGCGGGGCGTTCCATTTCCCCAGGGGACCTACCGACCATGGACACCCACCCGCAGCCGGGCGAACTCCGGCGCAGCCTGCAGAACCGCCATATCCAGCTGATCGCCCTGGGCGGCGCCATCGGCACCGGCCTGTTCCTCGGCTCGGCCGGCGTGCTGCAGAGCGCCGGGCCGTCGATGATCCTCGGCTACGCCATCGCCGGTTTCGTCGCCTTCCTGATCATGCGCCAGCTCGGCGAGATGATCGTCGAGGAGCCGGTGGCCGGCTCGTTCAGCCACTTCGCCCACAAGTACTGGGGCGGCTACGCGGGCTTCCTGTCGGGCTGGAACTACTGGGCGGTGTACATCCTGGTGGGCATGGCCGAGCTGACCGCGGTGGGCAAGTACATCCAGTTCTGGTGGCCGGAGGTTCCCACCTGGGTCACCGCCGCGCTGTGCTTCGTGCTGGTCAACGCCATCAACCTGGTCAACGTGCGGCTGTTCGGCGAGACCGAGTTCTGGCTGGCCATCGTCAAGGTGGCGGCCATCGTCGGGATGATCCTGCTCGGCCTGTACCTGCTGCTCAGCGGCGAGGGCGGCGAGCAGGCGCGGGTCGACAACCTGTGGCGCCACGGCGGCTTCTTCCCCAACGGGGTCGGCGGGCTGGTGATGGCGCTGGCCTTCATCATGTTCTCCTTCGGCGGCCTGGAGCTGGTCGGCATCACCGCCGCCGAGGCCCGCGAGCCGCGCCAGGTGATCCCCCGGGCGATCAATCAGGTGGTCTACCGGATCCTGATCTTCTATGTCGGCGCGCTGACCGTGCTGCTCTGCCTATACCCCTGGGACGCCCTGCTGGCCAGCCTCAACGCCGCCGGCGATCCCTACAGCAGCAGCCCGTTCGTGCAGATCTTCGCGCTGATCGGCAGCGATACCGCGGCCCATGTGCTGAATTTCGTGGTGCTCACCGCGGCCCTGTCGGTCTACAACAGCGGCGTCTACTGCAACAGCCGGATGCTCTACGGCCTGGCTGCTCAGGGCGACGCGCCGCGCGCGCTGCTGCGCCTCAACCGCCGCGGCGTGCCGGTGCTGGGCATCGCCGTGTCGGCCTCGATCACCCTGCTGTGCGTGCTGCTCAACTACCTGCTGCCCAACGGCGCGCTGGAGCTGCTGATGGCCCTGGCGGTGGC harbors:
- a CDS encoding amino acid permease produces the protein MDTHPQPGELRRSLQNRHIQLIALGGAIGTGLFLGSAGVLQSAGPSMILGYAIAGFVAFLIMRQLGEMIVEEPVAGSFSHFAHKYWGGYAGFLSGWNYWAVYILVGMAELTAVGKYIQFWWPEVPTWVTAALCFVLVNAINLVNVRLFGETEFWLAIVKVAAIVGMILLGLYLLLSGEGGEQARVDNLWRHGGFFPNGVGGLVMALAFIMFSFGGLELVGITAAEAREPRQVIPRAINQVVYRILIFYVGALTVLLCLYPWDALLASLNAAGDPYSSSPFVQIFALIGSDTAAHVLNFVVLTAALSVYNSGVYCNSRMLYGLAAQGDAPRALLRLNRRGVPVLGIAVSASITLLCVLLNYLLPNGALELLMALAVAALVINWAMISLAHLRFRASQRRLGLQSGFPALWSPFSNYLCLAFVVLILGVMLRIEGVSLSVYLIPGWLLLIWLGYRLKLALARR